The DNA window TCTTCCCCATCAGAGGCATTTTTTTCCGTTCATATCAAATAAAGGAATAGAATGAAACGTAGGTTTGGGATGGAAAAAGTTATATTTATCCCTCTTTACGAAACTTTTCCTCAAGGATTTTGCAAATGACTCCCAATATTAATGAATTACATCCCAAAAAAATCACTCCCACTACAGATGTTAAAGAGATTGACTGGGACAGTTGGGAATTTACCGAACAAGCGGTTCTCTGTTTTGTTCGGGACAATGATCAGCTTATGCTGATACACAAAAAAACAGGACTGGGAAAAGGAAAGATCAATGCTCCGGGTGGAAGAATCGAACAGGGAGAAACCCCCCTTGAAGCAGCCGTGCGGGAAACAGAAGAAGAAACCGGGATCATCCCCAAAGACCTGGTTCTCATGGCTGACCTTCAGTTTATATTTACCGATGGATACTCACTGAGAGGAAAAGTGTTTTTCGCCGCCTCATACACCGGAGTCATGGCAAATACTCCTGAAG is part of the Chitinispirillum alkaliphilum genome and encodes:
- a CDS encoding NUDIX hydrolase; this translates as MTPNINELHPKKITPTTDVKEIDWDSWEFTEQAVLCFVRDNDQLMLIHKKTGLGKGKINAPGGRIEQGETPLEAAVRETEEETGIIPKDLVLMADLQFIFTDGYSLRGKVFFAASYTGVMANTPEADPFWCPVHDIPYARMWADDILWLPPVLKGKKMTGRFIFDNDTMLSHQLLEGI